In Anaerolineales bacterium, a genomic segment contains:
- a CDS encoding MerR family transcriptional regulator translates to MRKRLTDYSDDPLYNMKAVEQQTGISAATLRAWERRYTLVEPKRTASGYRLYSDRDVALLRWVRRQMDEGMTISRVVAMLEGVQTTSDALWVEAEEDATFSPTPDAPTPPMRFIMPLYEALTGLDSERADDIIEQAFAIYTLTTVCMEIIVPTLIEIGEAMHNGQISISTEHFASTYLRGRLYGLFRVYPHHHDMPMIMVGCAPGEHHEIGALIFALMLRQSGYNVIYLGQDVPADDFVQTAISERPALVCLSANNETSAAALRNVQRGLEQGGTPVPIFCYGGRAFDYNNALRDAIPGHYLGTDPRQAVSLVGTLLRGGRVNGATANGGEDPKGSHA, encoded by the coding sequence ATGCGGAAACGGCTAACGGACTATAGTGACGACCCCCTTTACAATATGAAGGCGGTGGAACAACAGACGGGGATTTCCGCCGCCACGCTCCGCGCTTGGGAACGGCGTTACACCCTTGTTGAACCAAAACGAACCGCCAGCGGCTATCGCTTGTATTCGGATCGGGATGTGGCGCTTTTGCGTTGGGTGCGCCGTCAGATGGACGAAGGGATGACCATCAGCCGCGTCGTCGCCATGTTGGAGGGCGTCCAGACGACAAGCGATGCGCTCTGGGTTGAGGCGGAGGAGGATGCCACCTTTTCCCCAACGCCAGATGCCCCAACGCCCCCCATGCGCTTCATCATGCCGCTCTATGAGGCGCTTACGGGGCTGGACAGCGAACGTGCCGATGACATTATTGAACAAGCATTTGCCATCTATACCCTGACAACAGTGTGTATGGAGATCATCGTCCCCACCCTAATTGAGATCGGGGAGGCGATGCACAATGGGCAGATCAGCATCAGCACCGAGCATTTCGCGTCCACCTACCTACGGGGGCGGTTGTACGGGTTGTTCCGCGTTTACCCCCACCATCATGATATGCCCATGATCATGGTCGGCTGCGCCCCTGGCGAACACCATGAGATCGGGGCGCTCATCTTTGCGCTTATGCTGCGCCAAAGCGGGTACAATGTGATCTACTTGGGGCAAGATGTCCCCGCCGATGATTTTGTCCAGACGGCAATTAGCGAACGCCCTGCCCTTGTATGCCTAAGCGCCAACAATGAAACCTCCGCCGCTGCCCTGCGAAATGTCCAAAGGGGGTTGGAACAAGGCGGCACTCCCGTCCCCATTTTCTGTTACGGAGGGCGGGCATTCGATTACAACAACGCCCTGCGCGATGCTATCCCAGGACACTATCTAGGGACAGACCCCCGTCAAGCCGTTTCGCTGGTGGGGACTCTTTTACGGGGTGGGCGGGTGAACGGCGCTACCGCCAATGGCGGAGAGGACCCGAAGGGAAGTCATGCTTAG